A window of the Citrus sinensis cultivar Valencia sweet orange chromosome 9, DVS_A1.0, whole genome shotgun sequence genome harbors these coding sequences:
- the LOC112496137 gene encoding uncharacterized protein LOC112496137, whose translation MVCNYWFTVHGSVGIGENCPLMPFRRSRALINQQNHENSHVKKPNACNATIRSICTGWCLTLILALLSNVIAVTGLVILNIMEFSILCGAFENARVALQLRVKVDKLYSMAWPSNGFYCQT comes from the exons aTGGTGTGCAATTATTGGTTTACAG TACATGGATCTGTTGGTATTGGTGAAAATTGTCCTCTCATGCCTTTTAGAAGATCGCGTGCCCTTATCAACCAGCAGAACCATGAAAATAGTCATGTCAAGAAGCCCAATGCAT GCAATGCCACAATACGATCAATTTGCACTGGCTGGTGCTTGACACTTATTTTGGCTCTTTTATCCAACGTGATAGCAGTGACAGGGTTGGTGATTCTCAATATTATGGAATTTTCTATCTTATGTGGTGCCTTCGAGAACGCAAGGGTGGCATTGCAACTGAGAGTAAAAGTGGATAAGTTATATTCAATGGCATGGCCAAGCAATGGGTTTTATTGTcagacttaa
- the LOC102615780 gene encoding uncharacterized protein LOC102615780 — MGDRNTAASKAIWLKQAEEAKLKSEAEKDAAAKAAFEATFKGLTNKANEKQAAVASDSDSEEDWEEDLSNKPIGPVDPSKSTAAGAGIAGGNAGAASTFMVVTKDSDGRKVPHGGAEIKVKVAPGVGVGGSEQEGIVKDMNDGTYTVTYVVPKRGNYMLSIECNGKPIMGSPFPVFFSAGSNSTGGGLLGMAPNLVNQTMPNMPNYSASVSGAFPGLLGMIPGVVSGASGGAILPGMGASLGEVCREYLNGRCAKTDCKLNHPPHNLLMTALAATTTMGTLSQVPMAPSAAAMAAAQAIVAAQALQAHAAQVQAQQSAKDLSGSPDKAGKADALKKTLQVSNLSPLLTVEQLKQLFSFCGTVVECTITDSKHFAYIEYSKPEEATAALALNNMDVGGRPLNVEMAKSFPQKPSHLNSSLAGSSLPMMMQQAVAMQQMQFQQALLMQQTLTAQQAANRAASMKSATELAAARAAEISKKLKADGLVDEDKETKQKSRSPSTSRARSRSKSRSPVHYQRTYRARSRSKSRSPVSFHRRRRSRSFSPPYRHRRGHRSRSPLRSRHYSKYDNERLSTRDTRDGADRSRRESDISHHSPVPRRRKSRSVSPHSRKSYRSDSGSPKHRQESSARKSSRAHSKSPKRHRGNRNSPRNDDAKPKYRHRSRSKSMERHDEEKDEARDGKSQHRERKRSRSLSREDEHHGRGRSPAGNVDENKSKLRGRSRSVSALDKYKSSEIADDSRDDRLRNRHKRRSRSKSVEGKMGGGSRDKKPKHHDRRRSGSISADGKHHRGSRSPRGLDESRTKLGRRSRSKSIERKLYRNRGRSRSADGRRRKSMLSPANLDRSESNRRRHSASQSKDHANSESAETRDYKSMHHPHNWDKTEGELNASLKDPTVMEDDGFLSSKHKNYDLKKSMENVSAHDNHGIKSTDHLMLNSDDVNLVSQSNAFPSM, encoded by the exons ATGGGGGACCGAAATACCGCTGCTTCCAAAGCAATATGGCTGAAACAAGCCGAAGAAGCAAAGCTCAAGAGCGAGGCTGAAAAAGATGCGGCTGCGAAAGCTGCTTTCGAGGCCACATTCAAAGGCTTAACCAACAAAGCTAATGAAAAGCAAGCAGCTGTTGCTTCTGATAGCGATTCTGAAGAAGATTGGGAGGAGGATTTGAGCAACAAGCCCATCGGACCTGTGGACCCATCCAAAAGCACTGCTGCTGGTGCGGGGATTGCTGGTGGCAATGCTGGTGCTGCTTCTACCTTTATGGTTGTCACTAAGGACTCAGATGGCCGCAAGGTGCCACATGGTGGTGCTGAAATTAAGGTTAAAGTTGCACCTGGTGTCGGTGTCGGTGGTTCGGAGCAGGAGGGTATTGTTAAGGACATGAATGATGGTACTTATACTGTCACATACGTTGTTCCTAAAAGGGGTAATTATATGCTTAGTATTGAGTGCAACGGTAAGCCCATTATGGGCAGTCCTTTTCCAGTGTTCTTCAGTGCAGGTTCTAATTCTACTGGAGGAGGACTATTGGGTATGGCTCCAAATTTAGTTAACCAAACAATGCCCAACATGCCCAATTATTCGGCTTCTGTCTCTGGAGCATTTCCGGGGTTGCTTGGAATGATTCCAGGAGTTGTTTCTGGAGCATCTGGTGGTGCCATTTTGCCTGGAATGGGAGCATCACTTGGGGAAGTTTGTCGAGAGTATCTGAATGGTCGATGTGCCAAAACTGATTGTAAGTTGAATCATCCGCCTCATAACTTGTTGATGACTGCTTTAGCTGCCACCACAACTATGGGAACTCTCAGTCAGGTGCCCATGGCTCCTTCTGCTGCTGCAATGGCTGCTGCTCAGGCTATTGTTGCTGCTCAAGCTCTTCAAGCACATGCTGCTCAGGTTCAAGCGCAACAGTCTGCCAAAGACTTATCTG GTTCTCCTGACAAGGCTGGGAAGGCTGATGCATTAAAGAAAACTCTACAAGTTAGCAATCTTAGCCCACTTCTAACAGTGGAACAGCTGAAGCaactttttagtttttgtggaACTGTTGTTGAATGCACCATCACTGATTCAAAGCATTTTGCTTACATAGAATACTCAAAACCTGAAGAAGCAACAGCTGCTTTGGCATTAAACAATATGGATGTTGGGGGTCGGCCGCTCAATGTTGAGATGGCTAAATCGTTTCCACAAAAACCATCTCATTTGAATTCGTCACTTGCTGGTTCTTCTCTGCCTATGATGATGCAGCAAGCCGTTGCTATGCAACAGATGCAATTCCAACAGGCTTTGCTTATGCAACAAACTCTGACTGCTCAGCAGGCAGCTAATAGAGCCGCATCTATGAAATCTGCCACAGAGTTAGCAGCAGCCAGAGCTGCTGAGATAAGTAAGAAGTTAAAAGCAGATGGTCTTGTGGATGAAGACAAGGAAACTAAACAAAAATCTAG GTCACCTTCAACCTCTCGTGCAAGGTCAAGATCCAAGTCAAGATCACCAGTTCATTATCAACGAACCTATCGTGCAAGGTCAAGATCCAAGTCAAGGTCACCCGTGAGTTTTCATCGTAGAAGGAGGTCCCGCTCTTTCTCGCCTCCATACCGCCATCGAAGAGGTCATAGGTCCAGATCACCGCTAAGATCACGCCACTATTCAAAATATGATAATGAGAGGCTTTCAACCAGAGACACCAGGGACGGTGCCGACAGATCTAGGAGGGAGTCAGATATATCACATCACTCGCCTGTTccaaggagaagaaagagtaGGAGTGTGAGTCCTCATAGTAGAAAATCATATCGTTCTGATTCAGGCTCACCGAAACATCGCCAAGAGAGCTCTGCAAGGAAATCATCTCGTGCACATTCAAAATCACCTAAGCGTCACAGAGGCAATCGGAATTCCCCCAGGAATGATGATGCCAAACCAAAATACAGACACCGTTCTCGGTCAAAATCTATGGAAAGACATGACGAAGAAAAGGATGAAGCCCGAGATGGAAAATCACAGCATCGTGAAAGAAAGCGTTCCAGGTCATTGTCCAGGGAAGATGAGCATCATGGAAGAGGCAGGTCACCAGCAGGAAATgttgatgaaaataaatcaaaactcaGGGGGCGGTCTAGGTCAGTATCTGCTctagataaatataaatccaGTGAGATAGCAGATGACAGTAGAGATGACAGATTAAGAAATCGTCATAAGAGGCGGTCCCGGTCTAAATCTGTTGAAGGTAAAATGGGAGGTGGAAGTAGGGATAAGAAACCAAAGCATCATGATAGGAGGCGCTCCGGGTCAATATCTGCAGATGGTAAGCATCACAGAGGAAGCAGGTCTCCAAGAGGTTTGGATGAATCTAGAACAAAACTTGGAAGGCGTTCCAGGTCAAAGTCAATCGAAAGAAAGCTTTATCGTAATAGAGGACGATCAAGATCAGCAGATGGTAGGCGTCGCAAAAGTATGTTGTCACCTGCAAATTTGGACAGAAGTGAATCAAACCGCAGAAGGCACTCAGCCTCACAATCTAAGGATCATGCAAATAGTGAAAGTGCGGAAACAAGAGATTATAAATCAATGCATCATCCACACAATTGGGACAAAACAGAAGGCGAACTGAATGCCAGTTTGAAGGATCCAACTGTAATGGAGGATGATGGGTTTCTGTCTTCAAAGCATAAGAATTATGACTTGAAGAAGTCAATGGAAAATGTATCAGCACATGATAATCATGGTATCAAAAGCACAGATCACCTGATGCTTAACAGTGATGACGTAAATTTAGTGTCACAGAGTAATGCGTTTCCTTCAATGTAG
- the LOC107174489 gene encoding putative pentatricopeptide repeat-containing protein At3g13770, mitochondrial, translating into MISGYSQNGCGQEALELYLGKAVHGIVLKSGSDMMVVSVYNAIADAYAKCGALKDVRKVFDRMGERDMVSWTTLVTAHSQCSEWEEALAIFSQMREEGFSPNEFTFSSVLVSCAGLCFLDFGRQVHSLCCKTGLDTA; encoded by the exons ATGATTTCTGGTTATTCACAAAATGGATGTGGCCAAGAAGCTTTGGAGCTCTAT TTAGGAAAGGCAGTTCATGGGATTGTTCTAAAGTCTGGAAGTGATATGATGGTTGTAAGTGTTTACAATGCAATTGCTGATGCGTATGCCAAATGTGGGGCTCTTAAAGATGTAAGGAAGGTTTTTGACAGGATGGGGGAGAGAGATATGGTGTCTTGGACAACTCTTGTGACTGCTCACTCTCAATGTTCTGAATGGGAGGAAGCACTTGCGATTTTTTCCCAAATGAGAGAAGAAGGATTTAGTCCTAACGAGTTTACATTTTCCAGTGTTCTTGTATCTTGTGCTGGCCTTTGTTTTCTAGATTTTGGTCGGCAAGTTCATAGTCTTTGTTGCAAGACTGGGTTGGACACTGCATAG